One genomic region from Streptomyces sp. NBC_01304 encodes:
- a CDS encoding aminotransferase class V-fold PLP-dependent enzyme has protein sequence MAAIRESAADASDPPPDPSSDPPPGAAGASAALLQTIRDSLIGDDHLLDGPYGERRITYADYAASGRALTFIEDFIRGAVLPYYANSHTEASGTGLQTTVFREDARAIIRQAIGGDERVAVIFTGSGATGAINKLITILGLHRAPAGRRAVVFVGPYEHHSNELPWRESTADVVPIREDAEGHIDLVHLEAELVRHRDRELRIGTFSAASNVTGIISDTDAVSDLLHRHGALAFWDFAAAGPYLDVAMAGDAGRFDQPWKDAVFLSPHKFIGGPGTPGILAVRRELLHNAVPAEPGGGTVDYVNTVEHHYIADPEHREEGGTPALVDSIRAGLVFLLKQAVGAAAIRAGEEGITRRVLAAWRDCPAIEILGSPTAARLPIVSFLVRSPSGRSPSGASPSGRGFLHHNFVVAVLNDLFGIQCRGGCSCAGPYGHRLLAIDQDTSHRYEREILEGHEGLKPGWVRVSLNYFMAPAVVDYVIEAVRLVAEEGWRLLPEYRFDLRTGLWRHRSGGARAVRLAGLSFDAAGRLGPAARVAAGAAEADLARQLAQARAILAERDGRDEGGVAAAGVSGFGDLQWFELPDVCRFTPGRAG, from the coding sequence ATGGCCGCAATACGCGAAAGTGCAGCAGACGCGTCGGACCCGCCTCCGGACCCATCTTCGGACCCACCTCCGGGCGCGGCAGGCGCATCGGCGGCCCTCCTGCAGACCATCCGGGACTCCCTCATCGGTGACGACCATCTGCTCGACGGGCCTTACGGGGAACGGCGGATCACCTACGCCGACTACGCCGCCTCGGGGCGGGCGCTGACCTTCATCGAGGACTTCATCCGCGGCGCCGTGCTGCCGTACTACGCCAACTCCCATACGGAGGCCTCCGGGACGGGCCTGCAGACCACCGTCTTCCGTGAGGACGCCCGCGCGATCATCCGCCAGGCCATCGGCGGCGACGAGCGGGTCGCGGTCATCTTCACCGGCTCGGGCGCGACCGGCGCCATCAACAAACTGATCACCATCCTCGGGCTGCACCGCGCGCCGGCCGGGCGCCGTGCGGTCGTCTTCGTCGGCCCGTACGAGCACCACTCCAACGAGCTGCCCTGGCGCGAATCGACCGCCGACGTCGTGCCCATCCGGGAGGACGCCGAAGGGCACATAGACCTCGTGCACCTGGAGGCCGAACTCGTCCGGCACCGCGATCGCGAGCTGCGCATAGGCACCTTCTCCGCCGCGTCGAACGTCACCGGGATCATCAGCGACACGGACGCGGTGAGCGATCTGCTGCACCGTCATGGGGCCCTGGCCTTCTGGGACTTCGCGGCCGCCGGACCGTATCTGGACGTCGCCATGGCGGGGGACGCCGGCCGTTTCGACCAGCCCTGGAAGGACGCCGTCTTCCTCAGCCCGCACAAGTTCATCGGCGGGCCCGGCACCCCCGGCATCCTCGCCGTCCGCCGCGAGCTGCTGCACAACGCGGTCCCCGCCGAACCCGGTGGCGGCACCGTCGACTACGTCAACACCGTCGAGCACCACTACATCGCCGACCCGGAGCACCGGGAGGAGGGCGGCACCCCGGCCCTCGTCGACTCGATCCGGGCCGGCCTGGTCTTCCTGCTCAAGCAGGCCGTGGGCGCGGCCGCCATCCGCGCGGGCGAGGAGGGGATCACCCGCCGGGTGCTCGCCGCCTGGCGGGACTGCCCGGCGATCGAGATCCTCGGCAGTCCGACGGCCGCCCGGCTGCCGATCGTGTCCTTCCTCGTACGTTCCCCGAGCGGGCGTTCCCCGAGCGGGGCTTCTCCGAGCGGGCGGGGCTTTCTGCACCACAACTTCGTCGTGGCCGTCCTCAACGACCTGTTCGGAATCCAGTGCCGGGGCGGCTGCTCCTGCGCGGGCCCGTACGGCCATCGGCTGCTCGCCATCGACCAGGACACCTCGCACCGGTACGAGCGGGAGATCCTGGAGGGGCACGAAGGGCTGAAGCCGGGGTGGGTGCGGGTCAGCCTCAACTACTTCATGGCGCCGGCCGTCGTGGACTACGTCATCGAGGCGGTCCGGCTCGTGGCGGAGGAGGGGTGGCGGCTGCTGCCGGAGTACCGGTTCGACCTTCGCACGGGGCTGTGGCGGCATCGCTCCGGCGGGGCGCGGGCGGTGCGGCTCGCGGGGCTCAGCTTCGATGCTGCCGGGCGGCTCGGGCCCGCGGCGCGGGTGGCGGCGGGGGCCGCGGAGGCCGATCTGGCACGGCAGTTGGCGCAGGCCCGGGCGATTCTGGCGGAGCGGGACGGGCGCGACGAGGGCGGGGTCGCCGCGGCGGGGGTCTCCGGGTTCGGGGATCTGCAGTGGTTCGAGCTGCCCGACGTATGCCGGTTCACACCAGGGCGTGCGGGATGA
- a CDS encoding S41 family peptidase has protein sequence MTHPAYFRYPHLQGELIAFTAEDDVWVAPLDGGRAWRVSADNMPVNHPRISPDGTQVAWTSTRDGAPEVHLAPVDGGPSKRLTYWGSAKTSVRGWTPGGEVLALTTQGQASLRRSWARAVPLDGGPGRVLPYGPVGDVAYGPGGEVLVVSVAMGREASYWKRYRGGTAGKLWIDRDSGAGDGTGEFVRVHEELDGNLEYPMWVGERIAFLSDHEGVGAVYSSLADGSDLRRHTGVDGFYARHAATDGVRVVYAAGGELWLLDDLVAAEPRRVEVRLGGQRTDLQPHPVKAERHLGDASPDHTGRGSAVSVRGAIHWVTHREGPARALTAEPGVRARLARTFRVEGEEHVVWVTDAEGDDALEFAPAAGVGPGASVRRVAAGQLGRVQALAMAPDGSRAAVASHDGRVLLVERESGEVREVDRSEDGDARGLAFSPDSGWLAWSHAGPSPLRQLKLANTGDLSVSEATPLRFRDFSPAFTLDGKHLAFLSERSFDPVYDAHVFDLAFVGACRPHLITLSATTPSPFGPQRHGRPFEAPEKDASEEAPATRIDLDGLADRIIAFPVEAARYSTLRAAKDGLLWLRHPVRGALGVSRARPDDPDPKTLLERYDLAQQRIEELSSDADHFAVSGDGKRVVLHTGDVLKVVPSDRRASGDDDSDSNITVDLGRIRQTVDPAAEWRQMYAETGRLMRDHFWREDLGGVDWDGVLDRYRPVLERVATHDDLVDLLYEVHGELGTSHAYVIPPGGHGHADSRQGLLGADISRHGDGSWRIDRILPSETSDPYAHAPLAAPGVAVRVGDAILAVDGRAVDPVTGPGPLLVGAAGKPVELLIAPSGGGDPRHSVVVPLDDEEPLRYHAWVADRRAYVHAVSRGRLGYLHVPDMQAPGWAQIHRDLRVEVAREGLIVDVRENRGGHTSQLVVEKLARRIVGWDLPRGMRASSYPVDAPRGPVVSVANEFSGSDGDIVNAAIKALGIGPVVGTRTWGGVVGIDSRYRLVDGTLVTQPKYAIWLEGYGWGVENYGVDPDVEVVVAPHDHAAGRDPQLDEAVRLALASLDESPAKSAPEIPPLS, from the coding sequence GTGACGCACCCTGCCTACTTCCGGTACCCCCATCTCCAGGGCGAGTTGATCGCCTTCACCGCAGAGGACGACGTCTGGGTCGCGCCGCTCGACGGCGGGCGGGCCTGGCGGGTCAGTGCCGACAACATGCCGGTGAACCATCCACGGATCTCACCCGACGGCACCCAAGTCGCCTGGACCTCGACCAGGGACGGGGCGCCCGAGGTGCATCTCGCGCCGGTGGACGGCGGCCCCTCCAAGCGGCTCACGTACTGGGGCAGTGCGAAGACCTCCGTACGCGGGTGGACCCCCGGAGGTGAGGTGCTGGCCCTCACCACGCAGGGCCAGGCCTCGCTGCGCCGCAGCTGGGCGCGTGCCGTGCCGCTCGACGGCGGTCCCGGCCGGGTGCTGCCGTACGGGCCCGTCGGGGACGTGGCGTACGGGCCGGGCGGCGAGGTGCTGGTCGTGTCCGTGGCCATGGGGCGCGAGGCCAGCTACTGGAAGCGCTACCGGGGCGGCACCGCGGGCAAGTTGTGGATCGACCGGGACAGCGGCGCGGGGGACGGCACCGGCGAATTCGTCCGCGTACACGAGGAGTTGGACGGGAATCTCGAGTACCCGATGTGGGTGGGGGAGCGGATCGCCTTCCTCTCCGATCATGAGGGGGTCGGGGCCGTCTACTCGTCGCTGGCCGACGGGTCGGATCTGCGGCGGCACACGGGAGTCGACGGGTTCTACGCCAGGCATGCCGCCACCGACGGTGTGCGGGTGGTCTATGCGGCGGGTGGGGAGTTGTGGCTCCTCGACGATCTGGTGGCCGCCGAACCGCGCCGGGTCGAGGTCCGGCTCGGCGGCCAGCGGACCGACCTGCAGCCGCACCCCGTCAAGGCCGAGCGCCATCTCGGGGATGCCTCACCCGACCACACCGGTCGGGGCAGCGCCGTCTCCGTGCGGGGCGCCATTCACTGGGTGACCCACCGGGAGGGGCCCGCGCGGGCGCTCACCGCCGAGCCGGGGGTGCGGGCGCGCCTTGCGCGGACCTTCCGGGTCGAGGGCGAGGAGCACGTGGTGTGGGTGACGGACGCCGAGGGCGACGACGCCCTGGAGTTCGCGCCCGCGGCCGGGGTCGGGCCCGGCGCGTCCGTACGGCGGGTGGCGGCAGGGCAGTTGGGGCGGGTGCAGGCGCTCGCCATGGCGCCGGACGGCAGCCGCGCCGCCGTCGCCTCGCACGACGGGCGGGTGCTGCTCGTCGAGCGGGAGTCGGGCGAGGTCAGGGAGGTCGACCGCAGCGAGGACGGGGATGCGCGCGGGCTCGCCTTCTCGCCGGACTCCGGGTGGCTGGCGTGGTCGCACGCCGGACCCTCGCCGCTGCGGCAGCTCAAGCTCGCCAACACCGGGGACCTGTCCGTCTCCGAGGCCACGCCGCTGCGATTCAGGGACTTCTCGCCCGCCTTCACGCTGGACGGCAAGCATCTGGCGTTTCTGTCGGAGCGGTCCTTCGATCCGGTCTACGACGCGCACGTCTTCGACCTGGCCTTCGTGGGCGCGTGCCGGCCGCATCTGATCACGCTCTCGGCCACCACGCCGTCGCCGTTCGGGCCGCAGCGGCACGGGCGGCCCTTCGAGGCCCCGGAGAAGGACGCCTCCGAGGAGGCGCCGGCCACGCGGATCGATCTCGACGGGCTCGCCGACCGGATAATCGCCTTCCCCGTCGAGGCCGCCCGCTACTCCACGCTGCGGGCCGCCAAGGACGGGCTGCTCTGGCTGCGCCACCCGGTGCGCGGCGCGCTCGGCGTCTCGCGGGCCAGGCCGGACGACCCGGACCCCAAGACGCTGCTCGAACGGTACGACCTCGCCCAACAGCGGATCGAGGAACTCTCCTCCGACGCCGACCACTTCGCCGTCAGCGGCGACGGCAAGCGGGTGGTGCTGCACACCGGGGACGTCCTGAAGGTCGTCCCCAGCGACCGGCGCGCCTCGGGCGACGACGACAGCGACAGCAACATCACCGTCGATCTGGGCCGGATCCGGCAGACCGTCGACCCCGCGGCCGAGTGGCGCCAGATGTACGCCGAGACCGGCCGCCTCATGCGCGACCACTTCTGGCGCGAGGACCTGGGCGGAGTCGACTGGGACGGCGTACTCGACCGCTACCGGCCCGTCCTCGAACGCGTCGCCACGCATGACGACTTGGTGGATCTGCTGTACGAGGTGCACGGCGAGCTCGGCACTTCGCACGCGTACGTCATCCCGCCGGGCGGGCACGGGCACGCGGACTCCCGGCAGGGGCTGCTCGGCGCGGACATCTCCCGCCACGGGGACGGCAGTTGGCGGATCGACCGCATCCTTCCCTCCGAGACGTCCGACCCGTACGCGCACGCCCCGCTCGCCGCGCCCGGCGTCGCCGTGCGGGTCGGGGACGCGATCCTCGCGGTGGACGGGCGGGCCGTCGACCCGGTGACCGGGCCCGGGCCGCTGCTCGTGGGCGCGGCGGGCAAGCCCGTCGAGCTGCTCATCGCGCCCTCGGGCGGCGGCGATCCGCGGCATTCGGTGGTCGTGCCGCTCGACGACGAGGAGCCGCTGCGGTACCACGCGTGGGTCGCGGACCGGCGGGCCTATGTGCACGCCGTGTCGCGCGGCCGGCTCGGGTATCTGCACGTGCCGGACATGCAGGCGCCCGGGTGGGCGCAGATCCACCGAGACCTGCGGGTGGAGGTGGCGAGGGAAGGGCTGATCGTCGACGTACGCGAGAACCGCGGCGGTCACACCTCCCAGCTCGTGGTGGAGAAGCTGGCCCGGCGGATCGTGGGCTGGGACCTGCCGCGCGGCATGCGGGCGTCGAGCTACCCGGTGGATGCGCCCCGGGGGCCCGTGGTGTCGGTCGCCAACGAATTCTCCGGGTCGGACGGGGACATCGTGAACGCGGCGATCAAGGCGCTCGGGATCGGGCCCGTGGTGGGTACGCGGACGTGGGGCGGGGTCGTCGGGATCGACAGCCGGTACCGCCTGGTGGACGGGACGCTGGTGACCCAGCCCAAGTACGCGATCTGGCTCGAGGGCTACGGGTGGGGCGTCGAGAACTACGGCGTCGACCCCGATGTGGAGGTCGTGGTCGCGCCCCACGACCACGCCGCCGGGCGCGATCCGCAGTTGGACGAGGCGGTGCGGCTCGCGCTGGCCTCGTTGGACGAGAGTCCGGCGAAGTCGGCGCCGGAGATTCCTCCGCTGTCGTGA
- a CDS encoding ribonuclease Z — MSVRELVVLGTASQVPTRHRNHNGYLLRWDGEGILFDPGEGTQRQMLRAGVAAHDLNRICVTHFHGDHSLGLAGVIQRINLDRVPHEITAHYPASGQQFFDRLRYATAYRETVRLTQAPVAADGELAASATYRLETHKLSHPVESYGYRVVEPDGRRMLPERLREHGIKGPDVGVLQRGGVLNGIGLDDVSEVRRGQRFAFVMDTRLCEGVYALAEGADMLVIESTFLDEDAQLGADHGHLTAGQAAGVARDAGVRHLVLTHFSQRYADPAEFERQARAAGFEGELTVAADLLRVPLPKRP; from the coding sequence GTGTCCGTACGTGAATTGGTGGTGCTCGGCACCGCCAGCCAGGTCCCCACCCGGCACCGCAACCACAACGGCTATCTGCTGCGCTGGGACGGCGAGGGCATCCTCTTCGACCCGGGCGAGGGCACCCAGCGTCAGATGCTGCGGGCCGGGGTCGCCGCGCACGACCTCAACCGGATCTGCGTCACGCACTTCCACGGGGACCACTCGCTCGGCCTCGCCGGGGTGATCCAGCGGATCAACCTCGACCGGGTGCCGCACGAGATCACCGCGCACTACCCGGCGAGCGGGCAGCAGTTCTTCGACCGGCTCCGGTACGCCACCGCCTACCGCGAGACCGTGCGGCTCACGCAGGCGCCGGTCGCCGCCGACGGGGAGCTGGCCGCCTCGGCGACGTACCGCCTCGAAACCCACAAGCTGTCGCACCCGGTGGAGTCGTACGGCTATCGCGTCGTCGAGCCGGACGGGCGCCGGATGCTGCCCGAGCGGCTCAGGGAGCACGGCATCAAGGGGCCCGACGTGGGCGTCCTGCAGCGCGGGGGAGTGCTGAACGGCATCGGCCTCGACGACGTGAGCGAGGTGCGGCGCGGGCAGCGGTTCGCGTTCGTCATGGACACCCGGCTGTGTGAGGGCGTGTACGCGCTCGCCGAGGGTGCCGACATGCTCGTCATCGAGTCGACCTTCCTTGACGAAGACGCTCAACTCGGCGCCGATCACGGTCACTTGACCGCCGGACAGGCGGCCGGAGTGGCGCGCGACGCCGGCGTACGGCATCTGGTCCTTACGCACTTCTCGCAGCGGTACGCCGATCCCGCGGAGTTCGAGCGGCAGGCGCGGGCCGCCGGGTTCGAAGGTGAACTGACCGTCGCCGCCGACTTGTTGCGTGTTCCACTGCCCAAGCGCCCCTGA
- a CDS encoding histidine triad nucleotide-binding protein, translating to MAGEPQADCLFCKIVAKEIPATIVQETESTLAFRDINPQAPTHVLVIPKVHFPDAASLAAGDPEAAAEVLRAAGEVAEGEGVESYRIVFNTGAGAGQTVFHAHAHVLAGRGLEWPPG from the coding sequence ATGGCCGGCGAACCGCAGGCGGACTGCCTGTTCTGCAAGATCGTGGCCAAGGAGATTCCTGCCACGATCGTCCAGGAGACCGAGTCGACGCTCGCCTTCCGGGACATCAATCCGCAGGCCCCGACCCACGTCCTGGTCATCCCCAAGGTGCACTTCCCGGACGCCGCCTCCCTCGCCGCCGGCGACCCGGAGGCCGCCGCCGAGGTGCTGCGGGCCGCCGGTGAGGTGGCCGAGGGGGAGGGCGTCGAGAGCTATCGCATCGTGTTCAACACCGGTGCGGGCGCGGGCCAGACCGTCTTCCACGCGCACGCCCACGTCCTGGCCGGACGCGGCCTCGAATGGCCTCCCGGATAG
- a CDS encoding ATP-binding protein: protein MSDDSPLIQSLRTAVGAAPADVPLRLHLAELLLAAGRGDEAVTEAAVALQHAPGDVQARELMVRAMGMPAAAPAAPAAPAAPAAPAAPVPSVSPAASEGAPAEARPGFDWRAAEQEIGEAIPPRFVESPAEQPADNGDNGESGLEPPLAADGTGDPGDAEAWDVDRPGTRRLADVGGMQDVKDRIEAAFLAPLRNPELRKLYGKSLRGGLLLYGPPGCGKTFIARAVAGELGASFLSVSVNDVLDMWIGNSERNMHQVFETARRKAPCVVFLDELDALGAKRSRTQHNGMRNTVNQLLTELDGIDAAANEGVFVLAATNVPWDVDIALRRPGRLDRTLLVLPPDAPAREAILRYHLRERPIENVDLGKLVKATDGLSGADLAHVCESAAETALLDSARTGTVRMIGMKDLLGAAKGVVPSTEPWFAAARNVAMFANDGGMYDDLVAYLKKRRKL from the coding sequence ATGTCGGATGACTCCCCCCTGATACAGAGCCTGCGCACGGCCGTTGGTGCCGCGCCCGCCGATGTGCCGTTGCGCCTGCACCTCGCGGAGCTGCTGCTCGCCGCCGGGCGCGGGGACGAGGCGGTCACCGAGGCCGCTGTCGCGTTGCAGCACGCGCCCGGGGACGTACAGGCACGGGAGTTGATGGTGCGGGCGATGGGGATGCCTGCGGCTGCTCCTGCTGCTCCTGCTGCTCCTGCCGCTCCTGCCGCTCCTGCTGCTCCTGTTCCTTCTGTTTCTCCTGCGGCTTCGGAAGGCGCCCCGGCGGAGGCCAGGCCCGGCTTCGACTGGCGGGCCGCCGAGCAGGAGATCGGTGAGGCGATACCCCCGCGGTTCGTCGAGAGCCCCGCCGAACAGCCCGCCGACAACGGCGACAACGGCGAGAGCGGCCTCGAACCCCCGCTCGCCGCCGACGGCACCGGCGACCCCGGTGACGCCGAGGCCTGGGACGTCGACCGGCCGGGCACCCGGCGCCTCGCCGACGTCGGCGGCATGCAGGACGTCAAGGACCGCATCGAAGCGGCCTTCCTCGCACCGCTGCGCAACCCCGAACTGCGCAAGCTGTACGGCAAGAGCCTGCGCGGCGGACTGCTCCTCTACGGGCCGCCCGGCTGCGGCAAGACCTTCATCGCCCGTGCCGTGGCCGGTGAACTGGGCGCGAGCTTCCTGTCCGTGTCGGTCAACGACGTCCTCGACATGTGGATCGGCAACTCGGAACGCAATATGCACCAGGTCTTCGAGACCGCCCGCCGCAAGGCCCCCTGCGTCGTCTTCCTCGACGAACTCGACGCCCTCGGCGCCAAGCGCAGTCGTACGCAGCACAACGGCATGCGCAACACCGTCAACCAGCTCCTCACCGAGCTCGACGGCATCGACGCGGCAGCCAACGAGGGCGTCTTCGTCCTGGCCGCCACCAATGTGCCGTGGGACGTCGACATCGCCCTGCGCCGCCCCGGCCGCCTCGACCGCACCCTCCTTGTGCTGCCCCCGGACGCACCCGCCCGCGAGGCGATCCTCCGCTACCACCTGCGTGAACGCCCCATCGAGAACGTCGACTTGGGCAAGCTCGTCAAGGCCACGGACGGCCTCTCCGGCGCCGACCTCGCCCATGTCTGCGAGTCCGCGGCGGAGACCGCGCTGCTCGACTCGGCGCGCACCGGCACGGTTCGCATGATCGGCATGAAGGACCTGCTCGGCGCGGCCAAGGGGGTCGTGCCGTCCACCGAGCCGTGGTTCGCGGCAGCCCGCAATGTGGCGATGTTCGCGAACGACGGCGGGATGTACGACGACCTGGTGGCGTATCTGAAGAAGAGGCGGAAGCTGTGA
- a CDS encoding 16S rRNA (uracil(1498)-N(3))-methyltransferase translates to MTAPVFLVDKVVAGRVTVDGPEGRHAVSVRRLQVGEEIVLADGAGAGGFGVVAGTEGKDVLYVDVAEVRVEPEPQPHITVVQALPKGDRGELAVETMTETGVDAIVPWAASRCITQWKGERGLKSLAKWRATAREAGKQSRRLRFPSVGEAASTKQVAGLLAAADFAAVLHEEGSAPLASASLPAAGSIVLVVGPEGGVSPSELAVFEEAGASPFRLGASVLRTSTAGTAAVALLLGRSGRWG, encoded by the coding sequence ATGACGGCTCCGGTCTTCCTCGTCGACAAGGTGGTCGCGGGGCGTGTGACGGTCGACGGGCCCGAGGGACGCCATGCCGTGTCCGTACGACGGCTGCAGGTCGGCGAGGAGATCGTCCTCGCGGACGGGGCGGGCGCCGGTGGGTTCGGCGTGGTCGCCGGGACCGAGGGCAAGGACGTCCTGTACGTGGATGTCGCCGAGGTCCGGGTGGAGCCCGAGCCCCAGCCGCACATCACCGTCGTGCAGGCCCTGCCCAAGGGCGACCGGGGTGAACTCGCCGTCGAGACCATGACGGAGACCGGCGTCGACGCGATCGTGCCGTGGGCCGCGTCGCGCTGCATCACGCAGTGGAAGGGTGAGCGGGGGCTCAAGTCGCTTGCCAAGTGGCGGGCCACGGCCCGGGAGGCGGGGAAGCAGTCGCGGCGGCTGCGGTTTCCCTCCGTGGGGGAGGCGGCTTCGACCAAGCAGGTTGCGGGGCTTCTTGCTGCTGCCGACTTTGCGGCGGTGCTGCATGAGGAAGGCAGTGCGCCGCTTGCCTCGGCCTCGCTGCCGGCTGCTGGGTCGATCGTGCTTGTCGTCGGGCCCGAAGGGGGCGTTTCTCCTTCGGAGTTGGCGGTGTTCGAGGAAGCGGGAGCTTCTCCCTTCCGGCTCGGGGCGAGTGTGTTGCGTACGTCCACTGCGGGGACTGCGGCTGTGGCGTTGTTGCTCGGGCGCAGCGGGCGTTGGGGCTGA
- a CDS encoding adenosine deaminase, with translation MRAYDGAVIPKAELHLHIEGTLEPELAFALAARNGIELPFADTEALRRAYLFEDLQSFLDLYYGLMAVLRTEADFAELADAYLTRAAAQGVRHAEIFFDPQAHVSRGVGIGAVIEGLGRALDLSEQRHGISTRLIMCFLRDESAESALQTLEAAKPYLHRITGVGLDSAEVGHPPAKFREVYEAAAELGLRRVAHAGEEGPPAYISEALDVLGVERIDHGLRCMEDPELVERLVRDRIPLTLCPLSNVRLRAVDLLEDHPLPGMMAAGLLCTVNSDDPAYFGGYVGDTFHAVHEALGLGPERLRELARNSFLASFLEDDEARRARYLAEVEAYEFED, from the coding sequence TTGCGTGCCTACGATGGCGCGGTGATCCCCAAGGCCGAACTCCACCTGCACATCGAAGGCACCCTCGAACCCGAGCTCGCCTTCGCGCTCGCCGCCCGCAACGGCATCGAGCTGCCCTTCGCCGACACCGAGGCGCTGCGCCGCGCCTACCTCTTCGAGGACCTGCAGTCCTTCCTCGACCTGTACTACGGCCTGATGGCGGTGCTCAGGACGGAGGCGGACTTCGCCGAGCTCGCCGACGCCTATCTGACGCGCGCCGCCGCACAGGGCGTACGCCATGCGGAGATCTTCTTCGACCCGCAGGCGCACGTCTCGCGCGGCGTCGGCATCGGGGCCGTGATCGAGGGCCTGGGGCGGGCCCTGGACCTGAGCGAGCAGCGGCACGGCATCTCCACGCGGCTCATCATGTGCTTCCTGCGGGACGAGTCCGCCGAGTCGGCGCTGCAGACCCTGGAGGCGGCGAAGCCCTATCTGCACCGGATCACCGGGGTGGGCCTGGACTCGGCGGAGGTCGGGCATCCGCCCGCCAAGTTCCGCGAGGTGTACGAGGCCGCCGCCGAGCTCGGTCTGCGCAGGGTCGCGCACGCCGGGGAGGAGGGGCCGCCGGCGTACATCAGCGAGGCGCTGGACGTCCTCGGGGTCGAGCGGATCGATCACGGGCTGCGGTGCATGGAGGACCCGGAGCTGGTCGAGCGCCTGGTCCGGGACCGCATTCCGCTCACGCTCTGCCCGCTGTCCAACGTCCGGCTGCGGGCGGTCGATCTGCTTGAGGATCATCCGCTGCCGGGGATGATGGCGGCGGGGCTGCTCTGCACGGTCAACTCCGATGATCCGGCGTACTTCGGGGGGTATGTCGGGGATACGTTTCATGCGGTGCATGAGGCGTTGGGGCTGGGGCCGGAGCGGCTCAGGGAGTTGGCGCGGAACTCGTTCCTGGCCTCGTTCCTGGAGGACGACGAGGCTCGGCGTGCCCGGTATTTGGCCGAGGTGGAGGCGTACGAGTTCGAGGACTGA
- a CDS encoding tetratricopeptide repeat protein: MTTGNTDVERAEALLDMGRYDDGVALLAKRVAEDPDDVRAWTSMARGHLDADRPDEAVEATEEALRRAPEYVYALLVHARALQQVGRPPAAEQALREVIRIDPEFWLGYARLANIAWRNAVILNSAGRIGKPVTPDEMRNLTQESTALAKEAIRLAPDEVFAYEVALTLAKYGHSGEDVGEIERAILRLDPTHAEALESQTAKAAETDEVLASQASTMYADALAVAPDSRELRSGLDRATYRLLRGTRWLALLCLVIAGVVIDLFHVDGEVQRTLPVPLGSRLWVLVPMAAVWAFGAWRIYRRLRTGVRLNVGSLLRRQLWARIVVAQAGLTTLCALLIAEIPWTGRGIPQFLFWTGLVVPWLTINSDRKLVK; this comes from the coding sequence GTGACCACGGGGAACACGGATGTGGAGCGGGCCGAGGCGCTGCTCGACATGGGGCGGTACGACGACGGGGTGGCCCTGCTGGCCAAGCGCGTGGCCGAGGACCCCGACGACGTACGGGCCTGGACGAGCATGGCACGCGGGCACCTGGACGCGGATCGGCCGGACGAGGCAGTCGAGGCGACCGAGGAAGCGCTCAGGAGGGCTCCGGAGTACGTCTACGCGCTTCTGGTGCACGCGCGAGCGCTGCAGCAGGTGGGTCGTCCCCCGGCTGCCGAGCAGGCGCTGCGCGAGGTGATCCGGATCGATCCGGAGTTCTGGCTGGGGTACGCGAGACTGGCCAACATCGCCTGGCGGAACGCCGTCATCCTGAACAGCGCCGGCCGAATAGGCAAGCCGGTGACGCCCGACGAGATGCGGAATCTCACCCAGGAGTCCACCGCGCTCGCCAAAGAGGCCATTCGGCTCGCCCCGGACGAGGTGTTCGCCTACGAAGTCGCCCTGACTCTCGCGAAGTACGGCCACAGCGGCGAGGACGTCGGCGAGATCGAGCGCGCCATCCTCCGCCTCGACCCCACCCATGCCGAGGCTCTGGAGAGCCAGACTGCGAAGGCCGCCGAGACCGACGAAGTCCTCGCGTCCCAGGCCTCCACGATGTACGCCGACGCGCTCGCCGTCGCCCCCGACTCCCGCGAGCTGCGCAGCGGCCTCGACCGGGCCACGTACCGGCTGCTGCGCGGCACCCGCTGGCTCGCCCTGCTCTGTCTGGTGATCGCGGGCGTGGTGATCGACCTGTTCCACGTGGACGGAGAGGTGCAGCGGACGCTGCCCGTGCCGCTCGGCAGCCGCCTGTGGGTGCTCGTCCCGATGGCCGCCGTCTGGGCCTTCGGCGCCTGGCGCATCTACCGGCGGCTGCGTACCGGCGTCCGGCTGAACGTGGGCTCCCTGCTCCGGCGGCAGCTCTGGGCCCGCATAGTCGTGGCCCAGGCCGGCCTCACCACGCTCTGCGCGCTCCTGATCGCCGAGATCCCGTGGACCGGCCGGGGCATCCCGCAGTTCCTGTTCTGGACCGGCCTGGTGGTGCCCTGGCTGACCATCAACTCCGATCGCAAGCTGGTCAAGTAG